One genomic segment of Gemmatimonadota bacterium includes these proteins:
- a CDS encoding TIGR00159 family protein, protein MFDLVNLLDIFIIAALIYSLYMWLKGTRAYHILIGLGILGILYSIANWSGLLLTSQILQYLLGVTLLLIIVVFQPEIRQLLERVSPLVIFRLQSSPISRRILKEITEACFELSEKRIGGLLVFPRATGISGVVQHGVKLDSLVSQELVVSIFHPSSPIHDGAIIVEKDRVVEAATYLPLSTREHLPPRYGTRHRAALGVSELGDTFCVVVSEESGEVSVASGGDISAMADREKLWQTLEKSLLPIEIPRSRPSMREAMKKIVALRQGYRFNRNNLTAKLASIGVACLLWFFLIGQQLSEIAITAALEFQNIPANIELIDVSTSEVNVRVRGPQGSISTQTADQVRVMVDLDDMEPGTLTMPLTDANVELPYGVVATSIDPRSLTIKSDRIVNRRIMIDYDLTGQLPEGLELARDVRVDPPSVPITGREMELDQIERIITSPAIDLSQLTASQIFDCTLKVLPQNLTFASFSIEGREVSVHIDLRPVGDGQSVSEETAGLDRVAASPQTSLNNRLNSP, encoded by the coding sequence ATGTTTGATCTGGTCAACCTCCTGGATATTTTCATCATAGCGGCCCTGATCTACAGCCTCTACATGTGGCTGAAGGGGACCCGGGCGTACCATATCCTGATCGGCCTCGGCATTCTGGGCATCCTCTACAGCATCGCGAACTGGAGCGGGCTGCTCCTGACCAGCCAGATCCTGCAATACCTGCTCGGCGTGACGCTCCTGTTGATCATCGTGGTCTTCCAGCCCGAAATCCGGCAACTGCTGGAACGGGTCAGTCCCCTGGTCATATTCAGGCTCCAGTCCAGTCCCATCTCCCGGCGCATTCTGAAGGAGATCACCGAAGCCTGTTTCGAACTGTCGGAGAAGCGCATCGGCGGCCTGCTGGTCTTCCCCCGGGCGACCGGGATATCCGGCGTCGTGCAGCACGGTGTAAAGCTCGACAGTCTCGTGAGCCAGGAACTGGTCGTCAGCATCTTTCATCCGTCATCGCCGATTCACGACGGCGCGATAATCGTGGAGAAGGACCGCGTCGTCGAAGCCGCCACCTATCTGCCCCTTTCAACCCGTGAGCACCTGCCGCCACGGTACGGCACGCGCCACCGGGCGGCCCTTGGCGTATCGGAACTCGGCGATACGTTCTGCGTCGTGGTATCCGAAGAGAGCGGCGAGGTATCCGTGGCGTCCGGCGGAGATATTTCGGCCATGGCGGACCGGGAGAAGCTCTGGCAGACGCTCGAAAAGTCACTGCTGCCCATCGAGATCCCCCGAAGCAGGCCGTCGATGCGGGAAGCGATGAAGAAGATCGTCGCCCTCCGGCAGGGATACCGGTTCAATCGCAACAACCTTACCGCCAAACTGGCGTCCATCGGCGTGGCGTGTCTGCTCTGGTTCTTTCTGATCGGGCAGCAGCTGTCCGAGATCGCCATAACCGCCGCGCTCGAATTCCAGAACATCCCGGCCAATATCGAGTTGATAGACGTTTCGACCAGCGAGGTAAACGTCCGCGTGCGGGGACCCCAGGGGAGTATTTCGACGCAGACGGCGGACCAGGTCCGCGTTATGGTAGACCTGGACGATATGGAACCCGGGACGCTCACCATGCCGCTCACGGACGCGAACGTGGAGTTGCCCTACGGCGTGGTAGCCACTTCGATCGATCCGAGAAGCCTGACCATAAAATCCGACCGTATCGTAAACCGACGGATCATGATCGACTATGACCTGACCGGCCAGCTGCCCGAAGGGCTGGAGCTGGCGCGAGACGTCAGGGTGGATCCACCCTCGGTGCCGATCACGGGCCGTGAAATGGAGCTCGACCAGATCGAACGGATCATAACGTCGCCTGCGATCGACCTGTCCCAGCTCACCGCAAGCCAGATTTTCGACTGCACCTTGAAAGTCCTTCCTCAAAACCTGACGTTTGCCTCGTTCAGCATCGAAGGGCGCGAGGTCAGTGTCCATATCGACCTGAGACCCGTCGGCGATGGCCAATCGGTATCAGAAGAAACCGCCGGACTGGACCGGGTAGCGGCTTCCCCGCAGACCAGCCTGAATAACCGGCTGAATTCACCTTGA
- a CDS encoding peptide ABC transporter substrate-binding protein produces the protein MLVSCRPYHPFCIYGLLVALLSATSCGYRTADPPGHPFVETVPSEEAAARPLPADAAPPERQVFRYFSNEPSSLDVSVALYESLGSAFLFERLCMVDENEALIPGAADRWERSSDGRTWTFHLHPGARWSDGTPVTAHDFEYTYKRLLHPDSGNVYAFFYYDIKGAKAYNQRKIDDPDLLGVRAIDDLTFEIETEEPCAYLPYVTSYTASSPVPRWQVEKYGARWTEAGRCVSNSAFRLDEWVQGKYMTFRLNSHYSGNNPGHLRKIVRLFSGTAGTGSASGGVGLLPYENDEVDLVGVGSPADLDRIRNDPGLKEELWKFNGVSTVYLFFRTREPPLNDVRVRQAIARAIDKRTIADVLFKGAVRPAYGMRPPNFPGYAGDRLRHLQEFDPEAARRLLAEAGYPGGRGFPVLEVWLRDAPPSSQSGQAVQMIQEQLLDFLGIRLEIRNMQANAFNRLMYEWEIPIGMVSYGADFSDPQSLLGVPWRSQPRGFTRHDWNNVRYNDLIDRARTEADQDSRMRLYEEAEWILTSDAGGAFLWHDHRFQLRKPWLKGLKQDRAGFYPFWENNTVYTEMYIGTERLER, from the coding sequence ATGCTAGTATCTTGCAGGCCATACCACCCGTTTTGCATATATGGATTACTCGTCGCCCTGCTTTCGGCCACGTCCTGCGGCTACCGCACCGCCGACCCTCCCGGCCATCCGTTTGTCGAGACCGTCCCGTCGGAAGAAGCCGCGGCCAGGCCCCTCCCGGCGGACGCGGCGCCCCCAGAACGCCAGGTATTCCGCTACTTCTCCAACGAACCCTCCAGCCTGGACGTCAGCGTCGCCCTGTACGAGTCCCTGGGCAGCGCGTTCCTCTTCGAACGGCTCTGCATGGTCGATGAGAACGAAGCGCTCATCCCAGGTGCGGCAGACCGGTGGGAACGCTCTTCCGACGGAAGAACCTGGACGTTCCACCTCCATCCCGGGGCGCGCTGGAGCGACGGCACGCCCGTCACCGCCCACGACTTCGAATACACCTACAAGCGCCTGCTCCACCCGGACAGCGGCAACGTGTACGCCTTCTTCTACTACGACATCAAGGGCGCGAAGGCATACAACCAGCGAAAGATCGACGACCCGGACCTCCTTGGAGTCCGAGCGATCGATGATCTCACCTTCGAAATTGAAACCGAAGAACCCTGTGCTTACCTGCCCTACGTAACCTCCTACACGGCGTCCTCGCCGGTGCCGCGGTGGCAGGTGGAAAAGTATGGCGCGAGGTGGACGGAAGCCGGACGGTGCGTGAGCAACTCGGCCTTCCGGCTGGATGAATGGGTGCAGGGCAAATACATGACGTTTCGGCTAAATTCACATTACAGCGGCAATAACCCCGGTCATCTGAGGAAGATCGTCCGCCTCTTCTCGGGGACGGCGGGGACCGGCAGCGCGTCCGGCGGCGTGGGCCTGCTTCCGTACGAGAACGACGAAGTGGACCTGGTCGGCGTGGGAAGCCCGGCCGATCTCGACCGCATCCGCAACGATCCCGGGCTGAAGGAAGAACTCTGGAAGTTCAACGGGGTATCTACGGTGTACCTGTTCTTCCGGACCCGGGAACCTCCCCTGAACGACGTCCGCGTGCGCCAGGCCATAGCCCGGGCCATCGACAAGCGGACCATTGCCGACGTCCTGTTCAAGGGCGCCGTCCGGCCGGCCTACGGCATGCGTCCCCCCAATTTCCCCGGATATGCGGGTGACAGGCTGCGGCACCTGCAGGAATTCGATCCGGAAGCCGCCCGACGCCTGCTGGCCGAAGCCGGATATCCCGGCGGGAGGGGATTCCCCGTCCTCGAGGTATGGCTACGCGACGCGCCGCCCTCGTCACAGAGCGGTCAGGCCGTACAGATGATCCAGGAACAGCTGCTCGACTTTCTCGGCATCCGGCTCGAGATCCGCAACATGCAGGCGAACGCCTTCAACCGGTTGATGTACGAATGGGAGATACCCATCGGCATGGTCAGCTACGGTGCCGACTTCTCGGACCCACAGAGCCTGCTGGGCGTGCCCTGGCGCTCCCAGCCCCGCGGTTTTACCCGGCACGACTGGAACAATGTGCGTTATAATGACCTGATCGACCGGGCCCGGACGGAAGCCGACCAGGACAGCCGGATGCGGCTTTACGAAGAAGCGGAATGGATTCTGACCTCCGACGCAGGCGGGGCGTTTCTGTGGCACGACCACCGGTTCCAGCTCCGCAAGCCGTGGCTAAAGGGACTGAAACAGGATCGCGCGGGATTCTATCCTTTCTGGGAGAATAATACCGTGTACACCGAGATGTACATCGGCACGGAGAGACTGGAGAGATGA
- a CDS encoding D-alanyl-D-alanine carboxypeptidase, translating into MSSLNPIWPRAVWASCALLLSIASVSADTRPSDGSSPVDGPINAPVPVAAGPAGPPAEVDGTPAAPIRSSRWSTGVRVRARAALVVDMQSGEVIYQKNATSPFPVASITKLMTAVTYMGLNPDLEKKISITRQDVYRSNWTKLRYRERVSVRDLLYATLVASDNAAARALARATGLTIEAFVEQMNETAASLGLANSRFTEPTGLDSGNTSTAVDCVALLWNALQDDLLAEILLAKEYRFGTNRRTHTIRTTNRLVREPVSESRWACVGSKTGYIRRAGYCLVLRAVGNEGDDLYAVILGGPTSRTRFTDMRRLLDWSVKTAPAAGPQAGVGG; encoded by the coding sequence ATGAGCAGCCTTAACCCGATCTGGCCGAGGGCGGTATGGGCGAGTTGCGCCTTGCTGCTTTCGATCGCTTCCGTATCCGCGGACACAAGACCGTCCGATGGATCTTCTCCGGTAGACGGTCCGATCAATGCGCCGGTCCCTGTTGCGGCCGGGCCGGCCGGGCCACCCGCCGAAGTGGACGGAACGCCTGCGGCGCCCATCAGGTCGAGCAGGTGGAGCACGGGCGTCCGTGTACGTGCGCGGGCCGCCCTTGTGGTCGACATGCAGTCGGGCGAAGTGATCTACCAGAAGAACGCGACGTCGCCGTTCCCGGTAGCGAGCATCACGAAGCTGATGACGGCCGTGACCTACATGGGTTTGAATCCGGACCTTGAAAAGAAGATCAGCATCACCCGGCAGGACGTCTACCGGTCGAACTGGACGAAACTGAGATACAGGGAACGGGTCTCGGTCCGGGATCTGCTATACGCCACCCTGGTCGCTTCGGACAACGCGGCGGCCCGGGCGCTGGCCCGGGCGACGGGCCTGACGATCGAGGCGTTCGTGGAGCAGATGAACGAAACGGCGGCTTCACTCGGACTGGCGAACTCGCGATTTACCGAACCCACCGGATTGGATTCAGGCAATACGTCCACCGCGGTGGACTGCGTAGCCCTTCTGTGGAATGCGCTGCAGGACGACCTGCTGGCGGAAATCCTCCTGGCGAAGGAGTACCGTTTCGGCACGAACAGGCGCACGCACACCATCAGGACCACCAACCGGCTGGTCCGCGAACCGGTATCCGAAAGCCGGTGGGCGTGCGTAGGCAGCAAGACCGGATACATCCGTAGAGCCGGGTATTGTCTCGTGCTCAGGGCCGTCGGCAACGAAGGCGACGACCTTTATGCCGTCATTCTCGGTGGTCCGACGAGCAGGACCCGGTTCACGGACATGCGGCGCCTGCTGGACTGGAGCGTGAAAACCGCCCCTGCCGCGGGACCGCAGGCCGGGGTCGGCGGCTGA
- a CDS encoding SDR family oxidoreductase codes for MDVPHRIDGHIAVVTGAAQGLGLGIAERLARNGATVVMADLQREKVEEEAGRLRKPGLQLLPAFVDVSDSASVKRLFEEVAEAHGRLDILVNNAGVGQKVAPVVELDDGEWDRVIRVTLTGTFYCCRAAARIMEGQESGAIVNISSINGQNPAALVAAYNAAKEGVISLTRTMALELAAYGVRVNAVCPGPVYTAFNRSNMAQRSKTLGLSEEEMIERIRSAIPLGRWGEPEDIANGVAFLCSPAAGWITGEVLRVSGGMEGVAAAPGRRERDA; via the coding sequence ATGGACGTTCCCCATCGAATAGACGGCCATATCGCGGTCGTGACCGGTGCGGCGCAGGGGCTCGGACTGGGCATCGCGGAGCGGCTGGCGCGCAACGGCGCAACCGTCGTGATGGCGGACCTGCAACGCGAGAAGGTCGAGGAGGAAGCCGGCAGACTCCGCAAACCGGGCCTGCAGTTGCTCCCTGCTTTTGTGGACGTTTCGGACAGTGCCTCGGTCAAGCGTCTGTTTGAGGAGGTCGCCGAAGCGCACGGCCGGCTCGACATTCTGGTCAACAACGCCGGGGTCGGCCAGAAGGTCGCTCCAGTCGTCGAACTGGACGACGGGGAATGGGACCGGGTCATCCGGGTCACGCTGACCGGGACCTTCTACTGCTGCCGTGCGGCGGCCCGGATCATGGAGGGTCAGGAGTCGGGCGCCATCGTGAACATCTCATCCATCAACGGACAGAACCCGGCGGCCCTGGTAGCGGCCTATAACGCGGCCAAGGAAGGCGTCATCAGCCTGACACGGACCATGGCCCTGGAACTGGCGGCCTACGGAGTCCGGGTGAACGCCGTCTGTCCGGGCCCGGTCTACACCGCGTTCAACCGGTCCAACATGGCTCAGCGCAGCAAGACGCTGGGGCTTTCCGAAGAAGAGATGATCGAACGGATTCGAAGCGCCATACCGCTCGGGAGGTGGGGCGAACCGGAGGACATCGCGAACGGCGTGGCCTTCCTTTGCAGCCCGGCTGCGGGATGGATCACCGGCGAAGTCCTGCGGGTTAGCGGCGGCATGGAAGGCGTGGCGGCCGCGCCGGGGAGGCGGGAGCGGGACGCATAA
- a CDS encoding DUF4159 domain-containing protein, translating to MIPLRRSVRALLLCGIVLGWAGYEGRAAERENGRLTIARMKYDGGGDWYNDPEAIPNLARELQLRAGIETNPDQRVVALTDDLLYSSPFLFMTGHGEVRWSEPEIRNLRTYLTRGGFLYADDDYGMDEAFRREMKRVFPDKDFVELPFDHPIYHIIYDFPAGPPKHHEHDGKPAQGFGLFHDGRLVVYYTYESNVSDGWADEKTHNDPPAKREAAFRMGINIVAYALYR from the coding sequence ATGATCCCCCTTCGCAGAAGCGTGCGCGCCCTCCTGCTGTGCGGCATCGTCCTCGGGTGGGCGGGTTACGAAGGGCGAGCGGCCGAGCGCGAAAACGGCAGGCTGACCATCGCGCGGATGAAGTACGACGGCGGAGGCGACTGGTACAACGACCCCGAGGCCATTCCCAACCTGGCCCGGGAGCTGCAGTTGCGTGCGGGCATAGAGACGAACCCGGATCAGCGCGTCGTCGCCCTGACCGATGATCTCCTGTACTCTTCCCCCTTCCTTTTCATGACCGGCCACGGCGAAGTCAGGTGGAGCGAACCGGAAATCCGGAACCTCCGGACCTACCTGACGCGGGGCGGTTTCCTCTACGCCGATGACGATTACGGGATGGACGAGGCATTCCGCAGGGAGATGAAACGGGTCTTTCCGGACAAGGATTTCGTCGAGCTGCCCTTCGACCATCCGATCTACCACATCATCTATGACTTCCCGGCCGGTCCGCCCAAACATCATGAGCACGACGGCAAGCCGGCCCAGGGGTTCGGGCTCTTCCACGACGGACGGCTGGTGGTGTATTACACGTACGAAAGCAATGTCAGCGACGGCTGGGCCGACGAAAAGACCCACAACGATCCGCCGGCGAAACGCGAAGCCGCGTTCAGAATGGGCATCAACATCGTCGCATACGCGCTCTATCGTTGA
- a CDS encoding sugar ABC transporter ATP-binding protein translates to MDRKQPNPYIEFDRITKRFPGVTALDEVTFGIEAGTCHAVVGENGAGKSTLGRILTGIYGLDGGQIRIDGRPVQLLEPGDALELGIGMVHQELVFCENLSVAENLCLGNLPARSGFVSDRKMAQRARQLLSAIEVDMDVETPIGKLPVAQQQLVQIAAALGSGARVIVFDEPTSSLSHVEAERLRENIRHLKSKGVTSIYISHDLDEIFRLCDVVTVLRDGRHVATRPVAELDRPALINLMIGRTFEAYFPSHVDTEPGGEMLTVEDLSSPGRFEDVSFSVRSGEVLALAGLVGAGRTEVLQAVFGLDPMATGRISVSGRPSRIRHPIDAMRSGIGLVPEDRKRFGLVLSLRVDQNIGLPTLANRSDFGWIRGSREEDLAREYVRRLSVRPDNVRYDTAGLSGGNQQKVVLAKWLAANCPILLIDEPTRGVDVGAKSEMHALIDQLAHEGTAIVLVSSELPEVLNLSTRILVLRSGRMAGELSRDEADQGAVMRMMAGVKGGE, encoded by the coding sequence ATGGACCGCAAGCAACCGAACCCCTACATCGAATTCGACCGGATCACGAAGCGGTTTCCTGGCGTGACGGCCCTCGACGAAGTAACCTTCGGAATCGAAGCGGGTACCTGCCATGCCGTGGTCGGCGAGAACGGCGCCGGCAAGAGTACGCTGGGCCGCATCCTGACCGGCATATACGGCCTCGACGGCGGACAAATCCGCATCGACGGCCGGCCCGTGCAGCTTCTTGAACCGGGAGACGCCCTGGAACTGGGCATCGGCATGGTCCACCAGGAGCTTGTTTTCTGCGAGAACCTCTCCGTCGCCGAGAACCTCTGCCTGGGGAACCTGCCGGCCCGGAGCGGGTTCGTCTCCGACCGGAAGATGGCGCAACGCGCACGTCAGCTGCTGTCGGCGATCGAGGTCGACATGGACGTGGAGACACCCATCGGAAAGCTGCCGGTGGCCCAGCAGCAACTCGTTCAGATCGCGGCGGCCCTGGGCAGCGGCGCCCGCGTGATCGTCTTCGACGAGCCGACCAGCAGCCTTTCCCACGTGGAAGCGGAACGGCTACGTGAGAACATCCGTCATCTCAAGTCGAAGGGGGTTACGTCGATCTACATCTCCCACGACCTGGACGAGATCTTCCGCCTGTGTGACGTCGTGACGGTGCTTCGAGACGGCCGGCACGTGGCCACCCGGCCGGTCGCCGAACTCGACCGGCCGGCATTGATCAACCTCATGATCGGCCGCACCTTCGAGGCCTATTTCCCCTCCCACGTGGACACCGAGCCCGGCGGAGAGATGCTGACCGTGGAAGACCTGTCGAGTCCCGGCAGGTTCGAGGACGTGTCCTTCTCGGTACGGTCCGGGGAGGTACTGGCCCTGGCCGGCCTGGTGGGCGCCGGCCGTACCGAAGTGCTGCAGGCCGTGTTCGGGTTGGACCCCATGGCCACGGGCAGGATCAGCGTATCCGGCCGGCCGTCGAGGATCCGGCATCCGATCGACGCCATGCGGTCAGGCATCGGCCTCGTGCCCGAAGACCGCAAGCGATTCGGCCTCGTCCTGTCGCTCCGCGTGGATCAGAACATCGGTCTGCCCACCCTGGCCAACCGTTCCGATTTCGGATGGATCCGCGGAAGCCGGGAGGAAGACCTGGCCCGGGAATATGTGCGGCGGCTGTCGGTGCGGCCCGACAATGTCCGGTACGACACGGCGGGCCTGTCGGGCGGCAATCAGCAGAAGGTGGTGCTGGCCAAGTGGCTGGCCGCGAACTGCCCGATCCTGCTCATCGACGAACCCACCCGGGGGGTGGACGTGGGCGCCAAGTCGGAGATGCACGCCCTTATCGATCAGCTGGCCCATGAAGGCACGGCCATCGTGCTCGTGTCGAGCGAACTGCCCGAGGTGCTTAACCTGTCGACGCGGATCCTCGTGCTGCGTTCCGGGCGCATGGCCGGGGAACTCTCCCGCGATGAGGCGGACCAGGGCGCGGTGATGCGGATGATGGCGGGGGTGAAGGGGGGGGAATGA
- a CDS encoding ABC transporter permease: protein MQTPGTTMLPMLRILLGSQQTGLILVILLLGAVLSVFAGYHVDRTTGELVNNFLNSRTLMQTATDASFFVIMAVGATMVIISGGIDLSVGSIYALSGVMTAMVLRAVAPEAPFAVVALAVVTCVSLGVLCGLLNGLMVVGLRVHPFIVTLGTMWVFRGVAFVASEAESILVPQPLTDAIKLSFGSDALYPMPMIIMLLITAAGAVYLSRTVMGRHIFAVGGNVEAGRYAGLRIDRILVGVYVISGLTAGIAALVGSSYYGSASCADATGYELYVIASAVVGGASLRGGRGSAVNAMLGAMLIVLIRQSIRTLHLDQNYEWVVIGCAIIVAVVLDQVNRRLTARRLAGADRSVTI, encoded by the coding sequence ATGCAAACGCCCGGAACGACGATGCTGCCGATGCTACGAATCCTGCTCGGTTCCCAGCAAACGGGACTGATACTCGTCATCCTGCTGCTCGGCGCGGTACTCTCCGTTTTCGCGGGGTATCACGTGGACCGTACCACGGGCGAGCTTGTCAACAATTTCCTGAATTCCCGTACGCTGATGCAGACGGCCACGGACGCCAGTTTCTTCGTGATCATGGCCGTCGGGGCGACCATGGTGATCATCTCCGGCGGGATCGATCTCTCGGTCGGCTCGATTTACGCCCTGTCCGGCGTGATGACCGCCATGGTCCTGCGGGCCGTGGCCCCGGAAGCTCCCTTCGCGGTGGTCGCGCTGGCCGTCGTGACCTGCGTCAGCCTGGGGGTGCTGTGCGGCCTCCTGAACGGGTTGATGGTGGTCGGACTCCGCGTGCACCCCTTTATCGTCACGCTCGGTACGATGTGGGTGTTCCGCGGTGTGGCTTTCGTGGCCAGCGAGGCGGAGAGCATACTCGTGCCGCAACCTCTGACCGACGCGATCAAGTTGTCTTTCGGATCCGACGCCCTCTACCCCATGCCTATGATCATCATGCTCCTCATCACGGCCGCCGGCGCCGTTTACCTGTCCAGAACCGTCATGGGCCGCCATATTTTCGCCGTGGGCGGCAACGTGGAGGCCGGCCGATACGCCGGTTTGCGGATCGACCGGATCCTGGTCGGTGTATACGTGATTTCTGGACTCACCGCGGGCATCGCCGCGCTGGTGGGCAGCAGCTACTACGGCTCGGCCTCCTGCGCCGATGCCACGGGTTACGAACTCTACGTGATCGCTTCAGCGGTCGTCGGCGGCGCGAGCCTTCGCGGTGGCCGGGGAAGCGCGGTCAACGCCATGCTCGGCGCCATGTTGATCGTCCTTATCCGCCAGTCCATCCGCACCCTGCACCTGGACCAGAACTACGAATGGGTCGTGATCGGTTGCGCGATCATCGTCGCCGTCGTCCTCGACCAGGTGAACCGCCGGCTCACGGCACGCAGACTGGCCGGAGCGGACCGGTCCGTGACCATATAG
- a CDS encoding sugar ABC transporter substrate-binding protein: MKSMIPLKKTLRTMLVPALPVVSAALTRLTRLTVLAMLTAGLSIVAAGCGGAAPPDDNRLVISMIAKSTTNPVFLSSRTGAEAAARELSEAHGVDIVIDWRTPPTEDGQVQAQRIAQAVNEGADVVLISCSDAAKVTGAINDAVDRGVPVMTFDSDAPDSKRFAFFGVDDIKTGGLIMGELAKAMDGRGRVAILAGNQNAPNLRKRVEGVLQKAAEYPEISIVGTFYHIETPQDAAAEVVRVNNAYPDIEGWAMVGGWALFTQTLLTDLDPERMKIISVDALPPQLTYIEQGIVPVLWGQPTYLWGYESVRLIVEKIHLKQDVPVINPLELVHVSQENLGEWAAMLQGWGFTDVPERYLQMDEQPASGD; encoded by the coding sequence ATGAAATCGATGATACCCCTGAAGAAGACGCTACGAACGATGCTCGTGCCGGCCTTGCCGGTCGTGTCGGCCGCGCTGACCAGGCTGACCAGGCTGACCGTGCTGGCCATGCTGACCGCGGGCCTGTCCATTGTTGCGGCAGGTTGCGGCGGCGCCGCACCGCCGGACGACAACCGGCTCGTGATATCCATGATCGCCAAGAGCACGACCAATCCCGTGTTCCTGTCGTCCCGTACCGGCGCGGAGGCAGCGGCCAGGGAGTTGTCGGAAGCCCACGGCGTCGACATCGTGATCGACTGGCGCACGCCGCCGACGGAGGACGGCCAGGTACAGGCGCAGCGTATCGCGCAGGCCGTGAACGAAGGCGCCGACGTGGTACTGATCTCCTGTTCGGACGCCGCCAAGGTCACGGGCGCCATCAACGACGCGGTGGACCGGGGCGTACCGGTCATGACCTTCGACAGCGACGCGCCGGACTCGAAACGGTTCGCTTTCTTCGGTGTGGACGACATCAAGACCGGCGGCCTGATCATGGGGGAACTGGCCAAAGCGATGGACGGCCGGGGCCGCGTGGCCATCCTCGCGGGCAACCAGAACGCGCCGAACCTGCGCAAGCGTGTGGAAGGCGTGCTGCAGAAGGCCGCCGAGTATCCGGAGATTTCGATCGTGGGGACCTTCTATCACATTGAGACCCCCCAGGACGCCGCCGCCGAAGTCGTGCGCGTCAACAATGCCTATCCGGACATCGAGGGATGGGCCATGGTCGGCGGATGGGCGCTCTTCACCCAGACTCTGCTCACCGACCTGGATCCCGAGCGCATGAAGATCATCTCGGTAGACGCGCTGCCGCCCCAGCTGACCTACATCGAACAGGGCATCGTACCCGTGTTGTGGGGGCAGCCGACCTACCTGTGGGGATACGAATCCGTCCGCCTGATCGTCGAGAAGATCCACCTGAAGCAGGATGTGCCCGTGATCAACCCCCTCGAACTGGTCCACGTGTCCCAGGAGAACCTCGGCGAATGGGCGGCGATGCTCCAGGGGTGGGGATTCACCGACGTGCCCGAACGGTACCTGCAGATGGATGAACAACCCGCCTCGGGCGACTGA